The Mustelus asterias unplaced genomic scaffold, sMusAst1.hap1.1 HAP1_SCAFFOLD_76, whole genome shotgun sequence genome has a segment encoding these proteins:
- the LOC144483600 gene encoding histone H2B-like produces the protein MADEKKQTSKPVPKKEAKKVMKKPLAKGGKKRRMSRKESYSIYVYKVMKQVHPDTGISSKAMSIMNSFVNDIFERIAGEASRLAHYNKRSTISSPEIQTAERLLLPGELTKHVVSEGTKAVTKYTN, from the coding sequence ATGGCTGATGAGAAGAAACAAACATCGAAACCAGTTCCCAAGAAGGAAGCGAAGAAAGTGATGAAGAAACCGTTGGCAAAGGGCGGGAAGAAGCGGCGAATGTCcaggaaggagagttactccatctacgtctacaaagtgatgaagcaggttcaccccgacaccggcatctcctccaaggccatgagcatcatgaactcgttcgtgaacgatattttcgagcgcatcgcgggtgaggcttcccgcttggcccattacaacaagcgcagcaccatTAGCTCCCCGGAGATCCAGACCGCCGagcgcctgctgctgcccggggaactgACCAAGCACGTCGTGTCGGAagggacaaaggcggtgaccaagtacaccaATTAA